The Streptomyces clavuligerus genome includes a region encoding these proteins:
- a CDS encoding DUF885 domain-containing protein: MTEETITPRTIADRYLDHVAAHNPLEAAWLGLHPGDDRQPDLSPEGFEALADIARRTLTALDTLEARAAAPPADEDPADRNCARLLRERLTAELALHDTGENFRQLRTIGAHVHQVRDIFTFMPTATDDDWAAVAGRLRNLPAALDGYRATLAEGISRGLTAAPRQTAAVVDQLTAWTGENAEGDGSGWFAGFVAPGPEGLRGELDAAALKATAAVAGFRDWLRDTYTPAAADTPDAVGRERYGIAVRHHTGADPDLDEAYTWAWSEFHRTVAEMRTEADRVLPGAGVQEAMGHLERHGHTVIGEEAIRDWLQQLMDEAITALDGTHFDLSGPLRRVESRIAPTGSSAAPYYQGPSLDFSRPGRTFLPTLGRDTFPTWQLVSTWYHEGVPGHHLQLARWVSLADRLSRYQTTLGMVSANIEGWALYAERLMDDLGFLTDPARRLGFLDEQMLRTIRVIIDIGMHLGSAIPADAGFHPGERWTPALATEFLATYTGSSADMRDSEIVRYLGWPGQAIGYKLGERVWLQGREAARRRRGTSFDLKTWHMKALSQGSLGLDDLAGRLAVL, from the coding sequence ATGACAGAGGAGACGATCACCCCGCGCACCATCGCCGACCGTTACCTGGACCACGTGGCCGCTCACAACCCGCTGGAGGCCGCCTGGCTGGGGCTGCACCCGGGTGACGACCGGCAGCCGGATCTCTCCCCGGAGGGTTTCGAGGCGCTCGCGGACATCGCCCGTCGCACCCTCACCGCGCTCGACACGCTCGAAGCGCGCGCCGCCGCGCCGCCCGCCGACGAGGACCCCGCCGACCGGAACTGCGCGCGGCTGCTGAGGGAGCGCCTCACCGCCGAACTCGCCCTCCACGACACCGGTGAGAACTTCCGCCAGCTCCGTACCATCGGCGCACACGTCCACCAGGTGCGGGACATCTTCACCTTCATGCCGACCGCCACCGACGACGACTGGGCGGCGGTGGCCGGACGGCTGCGCAACCTCCCCGCCGCGCTCGACGGGTACCGCGCCACCCTCGCCGAGGGGATCTCCCGGGGCCTGACCGCCGCGCCCCGGCAGACGGCCGCAGTCGTCGACCAGCTCACCGCCTGGACCGGTGAGAACGCCGAAGGCGACGGCTCGGGATGGTTCGCGGGGTTTGTCGCACCCGGGCCCGAGGGGCTGCGCGGCGAACTGGACGCCGCCGCCCTCAAGGCCACCGCCGCCGTCGCCGGGTTCCGCGACTGGCTGCGCGACACCTACACCCCGGCCGCCGCCGACACCCCCGACGCCGTCGGCCGGGAACGCTACGGAATCGCCGTACGCCACCACACCGGCGCCGATCCCGACCTGGACGAGGCGTACACCTGGGCCTGGAGCGAGTTCCACCGCACGGTGGCCGAGATGCGCACCGAAGCCGACCGGGTGCTGCCCGGAGCGGGAGTCCAGGAGGCTATGGGCCATCTGGAGCGGCACGGTCACACCGTCATCGGCGAGGAAGCGATCCGGGACTGGCTCCAGCAGCTCATGGACGAGGCGATCACCGCCCTCGACGGCACCCACTTCGACCTCTCCGGCCCGCTGCGCCGGGTGGAGTCCCGTATCGCGCCCACCGGCAGCTCGGCGGCACCGTACTACCAGGGCCCCAGCCTCGACTTCAGCCGCCCCGGACGGACCTTCCTGCCCACCCTCGGCCGGGACACCTTCCCGACCTGGCAACTCGTCAGCACCTGGTACCACGAGGGAGTCCCCGGCCACCATCTGCAACTCGCCCGGTGGGTCTCCCTCGCCGACCGTCTCAGCCGCTACCAGACCACTCTGGGCATGGTCAGCGCCAACATCGAGGGCTGGGCCCTGTACGCCGAACGCCTCATGGACGATCTGGGCTTCCTCACCGACCCCGCCCGCCGCCTCGGCTTCCTCGACGAGCAGATGCTGCGCACCATCAGGGTGATCATCGACATCGGTATGCACCTGGGCTCGGCCATCCCCGCCGACGCGGGCTTCCACCCCGGTGAGCGCTGGACCCCGGCCCTCGCCACGGAGTTCCTGGCCACCTACACCGGCAGCTCCGCCGACATGCGGGACAGCGAGATCGTCCGCTACCTCGGCTGGCCCGGCCAGGCCATCGGCTACAAACTCGGCGAACGCGTCTGGCTCCAGGGCCGCGAGGCCGCGCGCCGCCGCCGGGGCACCTCGTTCGACCTCAAGACCTGGCACATGAAGGCGCTCTCGCAGGGCTCACTCGGCCTCGACGACCTGGCCGGTCGACTCGCCGTGCTCTAG
- a CDS encoding epoxide hydrolase family protein, which translates to MTAPHAFPLEPTPIHVPDEVLDDLRARLARTRPPLDEGNEDWSYGVPDSYLRELVAHWRDGYDWRRAEAAINAYEHYRVNVAGIPVHFLRKPGRGPRPIPLILTHGWPWTFWHWSKVIDPLADPAAFGGDPADAFDVIVPSLPGFGFPGPLTGFPDVNFWKVSDLWHTLMTETLGYEKYAAGGCDIGGIVSSQLGHKYADELYGIHIGSGLPLDFFTGPRAWDFARNRPLTDDQPADIRARVIELDHRWASHLAVHTLDGATLAHGLSDSPAGLLAWLLERWHAWSDHGGAVESVFTRDDLLTHATIYWVNNSAATSMRYYANANRYPWAPAHDRTPVVQAPVGLTFVTYENPPGIHTADERVRAFTNGPLAGWFNHVNVNAHEHGGHFIPWENPDAWVTDLRRTFRGRRP; encoded by the coding sequence ATGACCGCCCCGCACGCCTTCCCCCTGGAGCCCACCCCGATCCATGTGCCCGACGAGGTCCTCGACGACCTGCGGGCCCGTCTCGCACGGACCCGTCCGCCGCTGGACGAGGGGAACGAGGACTGGTCCTACGGTGTCCCCGACAGCTACCTCCGTGAACTGGTCGCCCACTGGCGGGACGGCTACGACTGGCGTCGCGCCGAGGCCGCCATCAACGCCTACGAGCACTACCGGGTGAACGTGGCCGGTATCCCCGTGCACTTCCTGCGCAAGCCAGGGCGCGGCCCCCGCCCGATCCCGCTGATCCTCACCCACGGCTGGCCGTGGACGTTCTGGCACTGGTCGAAGGTGATCGACCCGCTCGCCGACCCGGCCGCGTTCGGCGGTGACCCCGCCGACGCGTTCGACGTCATCGTGCCCTCCCTGCCCGGCTTCGGCTTCCCCGGTCCGCTCACCGGCTTTCCGGACGTCAACTTCTGGAAGGTCTCCGACCTCTGGCACACCCTGATGACCGAGACCCTCGGATACGAGAAGTACGCCGCCGGAGGCTGCGACATCGGCGGGATCGTCTCCAGCCAGCTCGGCCACAAGTACGCCGACGAGCTGTACGGCATCCACATCGGCTCCGGGCTGCCGCTGGACTTCTTCACCGGCCCCCGCGCCTGGGACTTCGCCCGGAACCGCCCCCTCACCGACGACCAGCCCGCCGACATCCGCGCCCGCGTCATCGAGCTGGACCACCGCTGGGCGTCCCACCTCGCCGTGCACACACTCGACGGCGCCACCCTGGCCCATGGGCTGAGCGACTCACCCGCCGGACTGCTCGCCTGGCTGCTGGAGCGCTGGCACGCCTGGAGCGACCACGGCGGCGCCGTCGAGTCCGTCTTCACCAGGGACGACCTGCTCACCCACGCCACGATCTACTGGGTGAACAACTCCGCCGCCACATCGATGCGTTACTACGCCAACGCCAACCGCTACCCCTGGGCCCCCGCCCACGACCGCACCCCGGTCGTGCAGGCCCCGGTCGGCCTCACCTTCGTCACCTACGAGAACCCGCCCGGCATCCACACCGCCGACGAGCGCGTCCGGGCGTTCACGAACGGCCCGCTCGCCGGTTGGTTCAACCACGTCAACGTCAACGCCCATGAGCACGGCGGGCACTTCATTCCCTGGGAGAACCCCGACGCGTGGGTGACCGACCTGCGCCGCACCTTTCGGGGGCGCAGGCCCTGA
- a CDS encoding terpene synthase family protein encodes MASAAAAPWPPETLPDATRWLHRPHRRHRHAPHLEQRARHWAAASGLATGPAALRLGAHGLDRLAAVAMSEERDDQVLLYARWLIWVFCLDDHIESRTAPQAVDTLFTGLLHRTGAPGAPAGPPGGPEHPIVTALAGLWRQTSHGMTSDWIGRFHRHLREQYTGCLNEHHLRRTNTVPTVAEYPLLRRRSSGLWLYDLPEAILCVELPPAFAATALWQELIRHISDAANWCNDILSCPKEATDGLTVNYLLVARHHLGLTAPAAVHWLTARITDRLDRAAALGRRIPATAARLGLPPATVRAVSRVACAALNFPAAYLTWALCSARYTRDLSVNTPAASSADPWTTAPGTMGPPSG; translated from the coding sequence ATGGCCTCGGCCGCCGCAGCCCCCTGGCCACCCGAAACGCTCCCGGACGCCACCCGCTGGCTGCACCGTCCCCACCGCCGCCACCGCCACGCCCCCCACCTCGAACAGCGGGCCCGTCACTGGGCCGCCGCCAGCGGCCTCGCCACCGGACCGGCCGCGCTGCGGCTCGGCGCCCATGGCCTCGACCGCCTCGCCGCCGTCGCGATGTCCGAGGAACGCGACGACCAAGTCCTGCTCTACGCACGCTGGCTGATCTGGGTGTTCTGCCTGGACGACCACATCGAGTCCCGCACCGCGCCCCAGGCCGTCGACACCCTGTTCACCGGACTGCTGCACCGCACCGGCGCCCCCGGTGCCCCCGCCGGCCCGCCCGGCGGACCCGAGCATCCGATCGTCACCGCGCTGGCCGGACTCTGGCGGCAGACCAGCCACGGCATGACCAGCGACTGGATCGGCCGCTTCCACCGTCATCTGCGCGAGCAGTACACCGGCTGCCTGAACGAACACCATCTGCGGCGCACCAACACCGTTCCCACCGTCGCGGAATACCCCCTGCTGCGCCGCCGGTCCAGCGGCCTGTGGCTCTACGACCTGCCCGAGGCGATCCTCTGCGTCGAACTGCCGCCCGCCTTCGCCGCCACCGCCCTCTGGCAGGAGCTGATCCGCCACATCAGCGACGCCGCGAACTGGTGCAACGACATCCTCTCCTGCCCCAAGGAGGCGACCGACGGCCTCACCGTCAACTACCTCCTCGTCGCCCGCCACCACCTCGGCCTGACCGCCCCCGCCGCCGTGCACTGGCTGACCGCCCGAATCACCGACCGCCTCGACCGGGCCGCCGCCCTCGGCCGCCGCATCCCCGCCACCGCCGCGCGGCTGGGCCTCCCCCCGGCCACCGTCCGCGCCGTCAGCCGGGTCGCGTGCGCCGCCCTCAACTTCCCCGCGGCCTACCTCACCTGGGCCCTCTGCTCCGCCCGCTACACCCGCGACCTGTCGGTGAACACCCCGGCGGCTTCCTCCGCCGACCCCTGGACCACCGCCCCCGGCACCATGGGCCCACCGTCCGGGTGA